A stretch of Verrucomicrobiota bacterium DNA encodes these proteins:
- a CDS encoding 1-deoxy-D-xylulose-5-phosphate reductoisomerase has product MKNVVLLGSTGSIGTSTIKVAEDLPDQIRLIGLAAGGNADLLLQQTLKHKPAAISINDPARQIAMQTALGSGTDVYCGAEGLLKLATMPAADIVLIAIVGTAGLQPALAAIRAGKDIAIASKEILVMAGETVMSEARKYGVKVLAVDSEHSAIFQCLDGKPPGSVRNLWLTASGGPFRSTPKEQFTSITVEQALKHPSWVMGRKITIDSATLFNKGLEMIEARWLFDIEMDRVGVVVHPQSIVHSMVEFVDGSILAQLSTPDMCLPIQYALTYPNRVASQRVQTNFPQIGKLTFEEPDADRFPALKLAREAGNIGGTLPAVLNAANEVAVDAFCNRKLSFLGITETVARTMAAHAVVNHPAMEQILAADAWARQTAVRMATEVGGA; this is encoded by the coding sequence ATGAAAAATGTAGTTTTATTAGGCAGCACGGGTTCCATTGGGACTAGTACTATTAAAGTGGCGGAGGATTTGCCCGACCAGATTCGATTGATCGGACTGGCGGCGGGTGGTAACGCGGATTTATTGCTGCAACAGACGTTGAAGCATAAACCGGCGGCCATCAGCATTAATGATCCGGCCCGGCAGATTGCCATGCAAACCGCGCTGGGCAGCGGAACGGATGTCTATTGCGGCGCGGAAGGGTTGTTGAAGCTGGCAACCATGCCGGCGGCGGATATTGTATTGATTGCGATTGTCGGCACTGCCGGGTTGCAGCCCGCACTGGCGGCCATTCGTGCCGGGAAGGATATTGCGATTGCCTCCAAGGAAATCCTGGTCATGGCGGGGGAAACGGTGATGAGCGAGGCCCGCAAGTACGGGGTGAAGGTATTGGCGGTGGACAGCGAGCATTCGGCCATCTTCCAATGCTTGGACGGCAAGCCGCCCGGGTCGGTGCGCAACTTATGGTTGACCGCCTCGGGCGGGCCGTTCCGCAGCACGCCGAAGGAACAGTTTACCAGCATTACCGTGGAGCAGGCGCTCAAACATCCGTCGTGGGTCATGGGCCGCAAAATCACGATTGATTCCGCAACGCTCTTCAATAAGGGGTTGGAGATGATCGAGGCGCGCTGGCTGTTTGACATTGAGATGGACCGCGTGGGCGTGGTGGTCCACCCGCAGAGCATCGTGCATTCCATGGTGGAGTTTGTGGATGGCTCGATCCTCGCGCAGTTATCCACGCCGGACATGTGTTTGCCTATCCAATACGCGTTAACGTATCCCAACCGGGTTGCCAGCCAGCGGGTGCAAACCAACTTCCCGCAAATTGGCAAGCTGACGTTCGAAGAGCCGGATGCGGATCGTTTCCCGGCGCTCAAGCTGGCACGCGAAGCCGGGAATATCGGCGGGACGTTGCCTGCCGTGCTCAACGCCGCCAACGAAGTCGCGGTGGATGCCTTCTGCAATCGTAAGCTCAGCTTCCTCGGCATCACCGAAACGGTGGCCCGCACGATGGCTGCCCATGCCGTCGTCAACCATCCTGCCATGGAGCAAATCCTGGCTGCCGACGCCTGGGCGCGGCAAACGGCGGTGCGGATGGCGACGGAAGTTGGCGGCGCGTAA